The DNA sequence AAACTATACGAAGGAACAAACATTATGACAGAAGTGAAGGTGAATGTATGTTAAAACTTATTAGAGTCCCTTTTATCTCACTTGCTTTATTGCTTCTTATAGGAGCATTTGCGAATTTGGCATTCGCTGCTGAAAGTAATGAAGAACACCATTGGAGCTTTAAACCATCAAAAAATAATGAACCAGCTTCGACCGAACCACTTTATGAGGAGTTACTGAATAAATATGGTGGTTTTTATATTGGAGATACGACGAAAAAAGAGCTGTACTTAACCTTTGATAATGGCTACGAAAATGGCTACACTGCAGAAGTGTTAGATGTGTTAAAGGAGAAGGAAATTCCTGCTACTTTTTTTGTTACTGGGCATTACTTAGATACGGAAAGAGAATTAATCCATCGTATGGTCGATGAAGGGCATATTGTAGGAAATCACTCCTACCATCATCCAAGTTTACCAAAAGTGGACGACGATCGCTTGAAAAGAGAATTAGAAAACTTGCGTGAATTATATGAAGAAGTGACAGGTAGAGATGATATGAGGTATTTACGTCCTCCAAGAGGAACTTTTAGTGAGCGCTCTTTAGCGCGGTCCGCGGAGCTTGGTTATATTAACGTGTTCTGGTCTTTTGCATATAAGGATTGGGAGACGGACAATCAAAAGGGAATGCAATATGCGTATGATAACATTATGAAACGCGTACATCCTGGCGCAATTTTACTTTTACATTCTGTCTCTAGTGACAATGCTGAGGCATTGCCTAAAGTGATCGATGACCTTCGAAAGGAAGGCTATACATTTAAAAGCTTAGATGATCTGACGATGCAGAAAAGCTTAATTCCTGTAGCAAATGAATAAAAAAACAAGGTGAAGCATATGGGGATAACCCCTATGCTCACCCTGTTTTCATCCTTTAATTAGCAAAACCAGTTTCCCCTATAGCTGCTGCAATTGTTTCTAACGTACTTACATCTGTAATGTCAAAAGCAATTGCCTCACGCGTACGAACGATTAATACCCCAATGTTATCTTCGTCTGAAGATTTAATTGGAAATTTCAACTCGCTATTCGATTCCCACGCTAAATCGTTCTCATCATCAGAAGACGCCATAAGACGAACTTCTTTTTCGTTTTCATAAAAGTAAACACCAGCCCAATGAATATAAGGCACTTGTTCTACTAAACTGTGAACCGTTTTTTCTAAAATATCTTGTAAGTTTTTCTTTTTGTATACCTCAGCCATAATTTGTAGTGAGGCCACATCTGTTGGAATTGACAATATAATCTCTCCCTTTTCTTTTATCGCAAATCTATTCTATCAAAGGTTTTGCCTTTTAGGGGTTGCCAAGTTAAGGAAGTTGTACTTTTATGTTAAGATAATAGAAAAAAAGGGGCTGAAAGCATGGGAAAACAAGTGTTTTTGAAAGGTCCTTATAATTTTTACCAAGCATTGAAACGGTTGACAATTGACCCATTAGTCGACTTAAATGTGGAAAAACAGGCAATAAAACTACCAATAATAGTAGAAAATAATCCATTAGTCGTTCATGTTATTCAACAAGGGACTTTTGAAGAGCCACGCTTTATGATTCAGACAGAAGATACAGTAAATGAAGCGGCATTAATGGCAGAACTCAATCGCATTTTTCACTGGGATAAGCCTTTAGAAGACATTTATACGTTCTTCCAAGCAACAGAGCTAGCAGCATTGTTTCAAGAGCTTCGAGGGACGCCATTTGTATGTGACTTTACTTTGTATGGATGCTTAATGAAAACAATTATACACCAGCAGCTTAATATGACATTTGCCTATGAGCTTACGAAACGTTTTATTACGACATACGGTTTTAAGAAAAAGGGAGTTTGGTTTTATCCTACAGCTGATCGTGTAGCTAGCCTAAGCGTAGCCGAATTAAGAGAGCTTCAGTTTAGCCAAAGAAAAGCGGAATATGTGATTGATACATCAAAGCTGATTGCAGAAGGTAACCTAAACTTAGAGGCATTAAAGAATTTCAGTGATGAAGAAGTTATGGACAAGCTCGTTCGTATTCGAGGGATCGGTCGTTGGACAGCGGAGTGCTTTCTCATGTTTGGTCTTGGCCGCCTTGACTTATTTCCTGTTCAAGATATCGGTATTCAGAACGGAATAAAAAAATACTATCAATTAGATAAAAAGCCAGAAAAGGAAAAAATGTTAGAAATGTCTTCTCATTGGAAACCATATCGTACATACGCGTCTTTATATTTATGGGATTACTTAGAAACATAAAATATTAGAAAGCAGCAACGGAGGAAATAAATGAAACAGCGTAAAGGAACATCAAAGCAGCAATCATCACAGCTTCAAATCAAGGAAGGGCAGCGGTTCCCATTAACGATAAAACGGATGGGAATTGACGGAGAAGGTGTTGGCTTTTTTAAACGACAGGTTGTGTTTGTCCCAGGGGCCCTGCCAGGTGAAGAGATCGTTTGTGAGGTTGCAAAAATAAAAGGGAAATTCGCAGAAGGAAGAATTGTCAAAATAAGAAAGCCCTCTGACGATCGTATTGCACCACCATGCCCTATTTACAAGGAGTGTGGCGGTTGCCAGCTACAGCATTTATCTTATGAGGGACAGCTGAAGGGAAAAAAGGATATCGTTCGTCAAGCGTTTGAGCGCTATACAAAAATTAACTTAGACAAAGTCGACTTCCACGATACAATCGGCATGGAAGAGCCATGGAAGTATCGAAATAAAAGTCAGATGCAGGTCGGCCATCATCAAGGAAAAGTGATTGCTGGCTTATATAGTCCAAATAGCCATAAGCTGATCGATCTAGAGGACTGTATCGTTCAGCACCCACAAACGAACAAGGTGACGAATGTCGTCAAGCAGCTAGCAGCAGATATGAATATTGCTCCATACAATGAGCGAAAACGCACAGGCGTTTTAAGAACAATCGTAACAAGAGTCGGCTTTGAAACGGGAGAATACCAAGTTGTTTTAGTGACTGCAAAAAAGGACATTCCTAAAGTCGATTTATTCATTGAAGCAATCAAGCAACGCCTACCTGACGTCACTTCAATTGTGCAAAATATTAATCCTAAGAAGACGTCGCTCGTATTTGGTGACGAAACGATCGTTTTATACGGGAAAGAAAAAATTGAAGAGACGATGAGTGAATTCCGTTTTAACTTATCACCGAGAGCGTTTTTTCAGCTCAATCCAATCCAAACGAAAAAGCTGTATGATGCTGCAAAGGAAGCGGCACAACTGACAGGGAAAGAAAAGGTTGTCGATGCATATTGTGGTGTCGGCACAATTGGTTTATGGCTAGCAGCTGGAGCGAAGGAAATTCGCGGCATGGATGTTATTAAAGAGTCTATTGAGGATGCAAAGAATAATGCAAAGGCACACGGCATTAAAAACGCCCATTACGTATCAGGAAAAGCGGAACACCTCCTGCCAGAATGGGAAAAAGAAGGCTGGCATCCTGATGTCGTCGTCGTTGACCCACCAAGAACAGGATTAGACGAAACCTTTATACAAACGCTCCTCCGTGTAAAGCCGAAGCGGATCGTATACGTATCGTGTAATCCTTCAACCTTAGCGAAAAACGTGGATGCACTTTCGAAAGGCGGCTACAAACTAAAGGCATTGCAGCCTGTTGATATGTTTCCGCAAACAGCGCAGGTGGAGTGTGTGGCTAGAATTGAATTGAAGCATTAATAGTAATCTCAGACCACTTTTAATATCTAGTGGTCATTTTTTTATCAAATAATTGATTGAGACAATGGGGACAGGTCCCACTGTATTATTCACTCGCAAAACCTGATAAGGCAAGGTACCTGTCCCTTTGTCTTATGAAAAAAATTGAATTCCCATATTAGCTAATATCGCTATGATAAGCCCAGTCACAGCTACACTAATACCACTGTATAGCCATAATTGTATTCTGTTAAATTTCAAAGCCTTTGCTATTATTCCGATAACCCAAACACCAGTGACTGGAGTAAGAAATAATATAAAGAAAGCACCGTACTTCTCAATGCGTTTTCTCCATTTTCCTCTCAACGACTTTTCACTGAATTTTTTCATGAATTTAAACTTCATTAACCAATCATAAAAAAAGTCAATTAACGGAATAACCATCCAATTTCCAAGTGAAGCCCAAAGAAATGCGTCAAACCAATTAAGTCCTACTGAGAACCCGACAGGTACTGCAAGATATATTTCAAAATGCGGAAAAAAACCTGCAAACCATGTTGTCGCTGCTTTACTAATGTATTTTAATATCTCCATCCAGCATTAACTCCTTTTTAAAGTAATTTCATAGCAAACTATTCTCATAAATTTTTTATCCAAATACAAACTTCCTTTCCTCTCATAGTTAATGTACAATTAATTCAGTAATGAACACTTTGTACGGTTTTATTGTAAACGCATGATAATTTGTTAGTAAATCATCAAAATGAAAGAAAAGTACGTTATGAAACAAATGACAGAATTTGTTCGAAATGAGGGAGTAAAATGAAAAATAATGATTTCGATAGAAGAGTATTGAAAACACGACAAGCTATCAATGAGGCCCTATTATCACTTATGGAGGAAAAAAAATACAATAAAATTACTATTCAAGATATTATAGATCGAGCAAATGTAGGGAGGTCAACCTTTTATTCACACTTTGCTACCAAAGATGAACTGCTGTTTAGCAGTGTTGAGGGTGAACTAGAAATTCTAAATCAATATATAAAGAACTATGTTGAACATGATGATAATCCTAGATTGATATCAGCAATAGAACTTTTTGAACATATACAGGAAAACAGTAAGACAATTAAAGGACTATTTAAAACAGAGGGTGCTAATTTCTTTTTTGAAAAGGTGGAGGCTTATTGGAATACTGGAATAGAGGAATATCTTGAGTCGAAGTTACCTAAAGGAAAAGAGCCTAAGGTACCTATAAAAATCTTAACGAACCATATTTCCAGTACATTAATAAACTTGTTAAAGTGGTGGATAAACAACAACATGTCCTATACACCAGCTGAAATGGAGCAGTATTTTAGAAGTTTAATAAACCCATGTATTGATTCTGTTATTTATAATGACTCAACGAAAGATTGAGAATAAAGGGGTGTGGTAACACCATTTCCGAGTTCATCAAAACCTCTGACTTCACATTGTTATAATCTATTATGGATAATGACTACACAATATTTTTTTGAGAAAAAGGTAGGATAGAAGACATTCTTTTCTTAAGCAGTGCAGAAAAGGAGAAGATAAAAATGAACGAACTATTTATCTGTGGGCAAAATATTGGTGCGATAACAAATAATGTTAAAGCAGACCTGCATAAACATTGGTTGTTACAGATCTTTGTTGCGGTCGATGAAAAACTAGTTATTAAAGTAGAAGGACAAAAAATTAGTTGCAGAGCAATAGTTATCAATGCGAATATCATGCATGAGTTTCAAACGGGAGAGGTGATTCATTTTACAATGCTTATAAATCCTACTAGTCTATTAGGAAGGTCTATTCGCAAATACTATCTTAGAGGTAATCCGTATTATATTCTTAGTGAGGATAGAGCGATCGAACTACAAAAGCTATTATTAAATCACATTAAAGTTGATAATAGTAATGACTATTCGGAGGTAATAAAAAACGTTTATCATTATTTTGATAATAAAATACTCACTGAATTTGATCAAAGAATAGAGAGCATGTTAAGAATGTTAAATACCTATCATTCTGACAAAACAGCTTCTCGGGTGAAATATATCGCAAAAGCAATGTATTTGTCAGAGAGTAGACTCTCTCACCTTTTTAAGGAAGAGACAGGCATTCCACTGAAAAGTTATCTTGTTCATCACAATCTTCTAAGTGTATACGAAAAGATTTTTGATGGCGAAAGTATTACAGATGCAGCATTAGGATCAGGGTTTGATTCATCAGCACATTTTGCGTATACCAATAAAAAAATGACCGGCATGTCAGCAAGAGATATTATTAAGAATAGCAGATTTTTGAAAGCAAGTTTTTAAAAATATTTGTAAAATATGACCATCTAGATACAAGGAGGTCATATGAATGAAAAAGTATTTGATGGCTACAAATATGTTGGATTTTGAGTGTAATGAGTTACAACAATTAATCGAGAGTAGGAAATGGAAAGATAACGATGAGTTTCATAAGATACTAAATATATATAATTTTGTAAGGGATGAAATAAAATTCGGATATAATGTCGATGATAGTATACCAGCAAGTAAAGTACTAGATGACGGATATGGACAGTGTAATACGAAAGGCACGTTGTTTATGGCTTTACTGAGATCTGTAGGAATCCCTTGTCGAATTCATGGATTTACGATTGATAAAAAGTTACAAAAGGGAGCAATGACAGGTTTGATATATAAACTCGCACCTAACAATATAGTTCATAGTTGGGTGGAGATCTATTTTGAAGGCAAGTGGTTAAATATTGAGGGATTCATTCTTGATATGGTTTATTTAAATAAACTTCAACTAAAGTTTTCTGAATGTTATGAATATTTTTGTGGATATGGTGTAGCAACCAATGATTTTAAAAAACCGCAAATTGAATGGAATATGAATGATACCTATATTCAAAAAGAAGGAATCAATCAAGATTTTGGTATATTCCATTCACCTGATGAATTCTTGGAGCAGCATAGTCAGGAATTGTCTACATTGAAGAAATGGTTTTACCAGAATATTGGTAGAAAGCTAATGAATAGAAATGTATCCAAAATTAGAGAAGGATAAGACAATGGAAAGACAATGGGGACAGGTTCCACTGTCTTATTCAATCGCAAAACCTGATAAGACAAGGGGCCTGTCCCTTTGTCTTATTTCCCTATGAAAAAAACTTTTTTTGTAAAATGTTGATAGCTTCTTCAATTTCTTTAAGTTCGGGCTCTGACAAATTGTTAATTTGCGCTTGAAATTTGAGTTCAAGCTGTTGAAACACTTTATTCATTAGCTCCGTTCCATTTTCGGTTAGACGAATGTCATACTTGCGACGATCATTCGGATCAATAATTTTTTCGCATAGTTGTTTTTCAATGAGTTTTTTTAACTCACGGCTTGAATTAGGTAAAGATAAATGCAAGCATTCGCTAATTTCACTGAGAGTTACAGGTTGGCTAACGGTAATGTACTCTAAGATTTTATATTGAACGGAAGTGATGTTATCGATTTTGATTTCTTTCGTCATATCGTTTGTTACTTGATGTACAGAAGCCGTAAATTGAACAAACTGTTGGAAGAGCTTATTTTTGTCCATATAAATCACCTCACTTACAAATTACCAAAAATATTATCAAAAAACAATTATCAATTGACAACTATTTTGTGCCGGTGTTAATATTTAGTTATCAAATGATAACGAAAGAGGTGTATTTTAATGAACGTTTTAATCATTTTTACACATCCAAATCACGAAAGCTTAAGCTACGCATTTTTACAAGAAGTACTTCGAGGGTGTGAGGAAAACGATGTTATTCAGGATGTTCAAGTTTTAGATTTATACGGTGAAAAATTTAATCCGGCCCTTGAATTTAATGAGAATAAGAAAAGGAGAGATATGTATAAAGATCCAGAATTAGAAAAATATCGTAAACAACTATTATGGGCTGAAAAGATTATTTTTATCTACCCTATATGGTGGGGAAGACCCCCTGCTATGTTGATGGGATATTTTGATAAAATGTTTGCTTCAGGATTTGCCTACAAAGATGATGGTAAGTTGTTCCCAAAAGGTTTGTTGAAGGGTAAATCCGTTGTGTGTATTTCTGTAATGAGGGGTCCAACCTTTTACCCTATGTTTTGGCTAAATAATGCTCATAAAGTTTTAATGCGCAAAGCACTATTTCATTACGTAGGTATTAAGAAAGTTAAGTTCTTTGAGTTTGGGAATATGGAAAATTCAAAAGGGAAACATCGAGAAAAAATAAAAAAAGTATATCACTATTTTCAAAAAATAAATGATCATAGCTTAACATCATAAAAATCAACTGCTAATTTAAAGGGACAAGTAGATTCCCTGTCTTATTCACTGGCAAAACCTGATAAGACAAGGTACCTAGTATGGAAAATAGATCGAGATAATTAAAAAAGACCACCGTTTTCATTGTAAAATAGAAGGACCTTCCACAGTACTTCCAATTACAAACCCTTCCAAAGGAGATGAGAACGATGGCTTATAATTTATTGAATCATATTCAAGGGAAAAACGGAAGTCGCTGGGCACAATTTATTAAGGAAACTGGATCTGAGAATCTATTATTAGTGGCAATTGATGCAGCGAAGTATACCCATAAAGCAATATTAACTACGTTTTATGGGGACATTTTAATAAAACCATTTGAGTTTGATGCGTCGCAAACGGGACTAGAATTGGTGAACAGTCAAATTCATTCGGTGAAAGAGGAGTTTGGTCTCACGGAGGTTGTAGTAGGCATTGAAACGACCGGCCATTATTATGAGGATCTTGTGAGGAAGTGTATGAAAGCAGGACATCGTGTACGCGTCGTAAATGCAGCCACAACGGATCAGGAAAGAAAAGCTCTTATGAATTGGTCAAAAACAGATAACATTGATCTAATGGCTATCATACAATCGCTGATAAATGGTAGAGGAACATCAAGTGAACTGTCGTCTGGAAGTATAGGGGCCTTACAGAAACTAACAAGGGCTCGCCGTGAATTAGTGGATGAACGCACCTCTACACAAAATCTAATAAGAATGCATATGGATCATGTGTTTCGAGAGTTTCAAGGAAAAAGTGTTTGGGAGAATGGGAAAAGAAAACATGTTCAGCCTTTTTCCAAGTTATTCGGTAAAGCCCCATGTTTTATTATGAAACACTATCCTCATCCTAGTGATATTTTGGGTCTTGGAGAAGAAGGGCTACGAAAGCTGTCGATTCAAGAAAACTTGAAGCTACGAGATAGTACGATTAAATGCTTAATAGATTTTTGCAGAAGATTCAATTTCACAGCCTAAGCGAGAAGTAAAGGCGGATATCTACCTTTTAGCTCAAAAGCTGGATCGAATGGAATTGATAGATGAACAAATTAAAGAATTAGAAAAGAAAATTGAAGACCTCTTCCTTGAAACACCTGGTGCCATTATTTTAGCTGTACCTGGCATTGGCTTGGTTACAGGGGCAGAATTCTTTGCTGAGATGGGAGATTTATCTGATTTTGACCATGCAGGTCAATTAATAAAACTGGCCGGTACTAATCCTATAGTCAAGCAATCTGGAGGCCATCGGCCTTCCTATTACGGTATTTCCAAGCAAGGAAGGCGTACATTTAGAAACATTGTCTATCAAGTAGGCAAATCGTTATCTGTTAATAACCCAGAAATGAGAGAACGTTACTTAGCGTTAAAAGATAAAGGGAAACACACCAGACAAGCTTATGTGGCAATAGGTAATCGAATGATTCGTTTAGCCTTTTCTATGATCCGTCATCAATCCTTGTATCGTACCAACCATGAAAACTATGCTTTAGTGAATGTGTTGAGTAATAAGCTGCGAAGCACTAATGTAAAAAGATTCTATGAGAAATTTGTTCCCATTAACTCTAGTAAGTCTGCTTAAAGATGTTTAGTAATAATGAATAGTAGATTATTCAATGCAGTATACATTTGATATTTTATGAACTTGAAAATGAAACTCCCCTAGGACGTTAGATCACATTGTTTTCGGTACCTGAGGCTTTAGACCTCGTGGGACAGCGTTATGGATCTTGTCCTATAAGTACGGATAATACGTGAAATCGAAAATTGAATTTGCTAGGTGGTACCAATGTAGGATGAAAAAGCAAGGTCCTTTCACGTTCTAGAGGAGTTTTATTATATATATTCTGTGGTAGTCGAATTCTATTTCCAAAAAATGGTACGCATAGAGTTTTACTTAAGGTTGGACTTTTTTATGAAATACAGCTTCTTGACTTATTTACCATTATACGCTGTCCCTTTGTCTTATGACATTACTACTGTACTGATGGTTTTTGCAGGTGCTTTTACTCGAATGATTTTGCCTTCCATCCGTATCGCATACGCTTGATCTTTTGCTGTTTTGTTGAGAAAAACTGCAACAATCGATCCATCCGGGTTCTTGGCAGCTATCATTTCTGTAATATCATCACACCTGGTGGAAGCAATCCGTACTGCTCCTGGAAGAATATATTTGGAGAAATGTCCAATATAATCAAAGGTGATAGTTTTTCGATATGTTCCATCATCATTTACAACAATAGGGCTTGAGAAGCCACCACTGACATGACGTGGACCACCATTTTTATCGAGACAGATATTCCAGTCAATCCAGCGATTCATTCCAGCATTCAAGTTGCCAATGATATCATGGGCATATGCAGCAGCATCATTGTACTCTACAGTCTCTGGTGCAGTTTTATCTTCATGAAGGTGGGCAAACATACTTGTCTGTCCAGGGGGATGGAGACTGCAGCATTCGCTAGAGAGCAAGGTTTTGCCCGGAAATAAATCGCCAGCAATTTTTAATGCATCAAAATGATCACCAGAGTACCAGTGGAAAGCAATACCGTCAATCATCTTATCTGTTACTTCATCAATTATTTCTCTGGAATAATCAACAACGCGTTCCTTATTGTGATCCCATATAAAAATCTTTACTTGATCTACGAGGCTAGCTGCTTCCATTGCTGGATAAAGGTGATCCCGAAGGAACGTTTTTTGTTCCTCTGCGGTCCAAACACAGCTGTCCCAAGGTGTCGCAGCAACCGTTTCATTTTGAATAGATAGCATAGTAACAGGAAGACCTTCAGCCATATAAGCCTGGACGTATTTTACGAGGTATGCTGCCCACGAAGGGTAATACTCTCGTTTTAAACTACCACCATTACAGCGTTGAGGCGTTTCATAATCTATTTTTGGTATATTATTAGCAGAATCTCCATAAACAGAAGCGTCGTTCTTCGGTTTTGCCGGTGGGGTTTTCCATGCAGCTGGTGGTGACCATGGACTAACCATAATGCTTAATGGTTCTTGGGAAATTTCCATCGCTCGCTTAATTGCTGGAATGGCATATTTCTTGTCACGTTCAATCGTAAAGGTTTCCAAGTTTGGATCAGCGATAGGATCAGCAACTGCTGTATACTGCTCTAAGGAATAATCGCAACTATCCATATGCATACGCAGAAATTTCAAACGGTTCCCTTCCGTACTAAAGCAATCTTTAAGAAGAGTGTCGCTCGTTTCTTCATCCATCTTTTGTAGCAGATAAGCTACGGACTCTGTAATAGAACCACCAAATCCCTCAATCTTCTGGTAGGTGATGTCCGGATAAATATTTAGAACACCGGATTCTAGGTGGAACAGTTCATCTTCTTCCAGTGTTACTGGAATCTCATAAGTGTCCGGGTAAGTCTTGCCATTAGCGGAATAGGTAGTGATTTGTTTTGCTTTCATGTGCAAACCTCCTCTTTTTTTTATATCAGTAGAATAGCATGATGAACAGGGAAATTCTTTTTGTTTTGAGTCACATAATTCCAATATTCAATCAATTTCAATGAAAAAAGTTGTGTTTTATTCCATTCTTAAACTATATTTAATAGAAAAGAGATGAAGGAGAAGAAAGGATGCCATTGAAAGGACAGAAAACAAGAGAGACAAGAGTTGGAAGAAAAGAGAAACAGAGCATCGGTTATTATGAAATTGATATGACTTCTAGATATCACCCACAGATGCAGGCAACAGTCCTTGCTGGAAATGTAATGTATAACCGACTTCACTGGCATGAGCATGTAGAGATAATATACTGTGTTCGAGGTAGCTTTTCTTTGCGGGTAGGCGGGGAGGTAATGAAGCTATCGGAAGGTGATTTTGCGACAATCAACAGTGATGTACCACATGAAATTTTTGATGGAATTGAGGATGGGCTGCAGATTATATTTTCTGTGGAAAAATCACTGCTTCGGAAAGAGGAATGGGAGCAATATCAGTTTTCTACAGTAGGCGATTATGCTGTTGCAAAGGACTGTTCGGATGCGCAGCAATTTCGGAAGAGTGTTGCGAGGATGACGTGGCTAGTAACATTGGATAGGAATCAGATGATTGCACTAGAGGCAGCGCACAAGGATTTTGGCAAAAAAATAGAGAGAGACGAGTGGAGAGAATTATATTCCTCATCTATCTTACAAACAGAAGAAGAGTGGTATGAGTATCAGATGGAAGTCTTTCATTGTCTCTATTGTATGGCAAAGCATAAGTCTATTGAAAAAAATAACGTAGATCGTCTGCAGCCAAAAAACCAATTCCGTCTATGTATCGAACTTATTCATCGGGAATACGGATCGGAGTTAGATGCTAAAAAGCTGAGTGAAG is a window from the Evansella cellulosilytica DSM 2522 genome containing:
- a CDS encoding MarR family winged helix-turn-helix transcriptional regulator, which produces MDKNKLFQQFVQFTASVHQVTNDMTKEIKIDNITSVQYKILEYITVSQPVTLSEISECLHLSLPNSSRELKKLIEKQLCEKIIDPNDRRKYDIRLTENGTELMNKVFQQLELKFQAQINNLSEPELKEIEEAINILQKKFFS
- a CDS encoding TetR/AcrR family transcriptional regulator, whose product is MKNNDFDRRVLKTRQAINEALLSLMEEKKYNKITIQDIIDRANVGRSTFYSHFATKDELLFSSVEGELEILNQYIKNYVEHDDNPRLISAIELFEHIQENSKTIKGLFKTEGANFFFEKVEAYWNTGIEEYLESKLPKGKEPKVPIKILTNHISSTLINLLKWWINNNMSYTPAEMEQYFRSLINPCIDSVIYNDSTKD
- the rlmD gene encoding 23S rRNA (uracil(1939)-C(5))-methyltransferase RlmD; translation: MKQRKGTSKQQSSQLQIKEGQRFPLTIKRMGIDGEGVGFFKRQVVFVPGALPGEEIVCEVAKIKGKFAEGRIVKIRKPSDDRIAPPCPIYKECGGCQLQHLSYEGQLKGKKDIVRQAFERYTKINLDKVDFHDTIGMEEPWKYRNKSQMQVGHHQGKVIAGLYSPNSHKLIDLEDCIVQHPQTNKVTNVVKQLAADMNIAPYNERKRTGVLRTIVTRVGFETGEYQVVLVTAKKDIPKVDLFIEAIKQRLPDVTSIVQNINPKKTSLVFGDETIVLYGKEKIEETMSEFRFNLSPRAFFQLNPIQTKKLYDAAKEAAQLTGKEKVVDAYCGVGTIGLWLAAGAKEIRGMDVIKESIEDAKNNAKAHGIKNAHYVSGKAEHLLPEWEKEGWHPDVVVVDPPRTGLDETFIQTLLRVKPKRIVYVSCNPSTLAKNVDALSKGGYKLKALQPVDMFPQTAQVECVARIELKH
- the pdaA gene encoding delta-lactam-biosynthetic de-N-acetylase; the protein is MLKLIRVPFISLALLLLIGAFANLAFAAESNEEHHWSFKPSKNNEPASTEPLYEELLNKYGGFYIGDTTKKELYLTFDNGYENGYTAEVLDVLKEKEIPATFFVTGHYLDTERELIHRMVDEGHIVGNHSYHHPSLPKVDDDRLKRELENLRELYEEVTGRDDMRYLRPPRGTFSERSLARSAELGYINVFWSFAYKDWETDNQKGMQYAYDNIMKRVHPGAILLLHSVSSDNAEALPKVIDDLRKEGYTFKSLDDLTMQKSLIPVANE
- a CDS encoding helix-turn-helix domain-containing protein, with translation MNELFICGQNIGAITNNVKADLHKHWLLQIFVAVDEKLVIKVEGQKISCRAIVINANIMHEFQTGEVIHFTMLINPTSLLGRSIRKYYLRGNPYYILSEDRAIELQKLLLNHIKVDNSNDYSEVIKNVYHYFDNKILTEFDQRIESMLRMLNTYHSDKTASRVKYIAKAMYLSESRLSHLFKEETGIPLKSYLVHHNLLSVYEKIFDGESITDAALGSGFDSSAHFAYTNKKMTGMSARDIIKNSRFLKASF
- a CDS encoding small multi-drug export protein; this translates as MEILKYISKAATTWFAGFFPHFEIYLAVPVGFSVGLNWFDAFLWASLGNWMVIPLIDFFYDWLMKFKFMKKFSEKSLRGKWRKRIEKYGAFFILFLTPVTGVWVIGIIAKALKFNRIQLWLYSGISVAVTGLIIAILANMGIQFFS
- a CDS encoding GAF domain-containing protein, whose protein sequence is MSIPTDVASLQIMAEVYKKKNLQDILEKTVHSLVEQVPYIHWAGVYFYENEKEVRLMASSDDENDLAWESNSELKFPIKSSDEDNIGVLIVRTREAIAFDITDVSTLETIAAAIGETGFAN
- a CDS encoding DNA-3-methyladenine glycosylase family protein encodes the protein MGKQVFLKGPYNFYQALKRLTIDPLVDLNVEKQAIKLPIIVENNPLVVHVIQQGTFEEPRFMIQTEDTVNEAALMAELNRIFHWDKPLEDIYTFFQATELAALFQELRGTPFVCDFTLYGCLMKTIIHQQLNMTFAYELTKRFITTYGFKKKGVWFYPTADRVASLSVAELRELQFSQRKAEYVIDTSKLIAEGNLNLEALKNFSDEEVMDKLVRIRGIGRWTAECFLMFGLGRLDLFPVQDIGIQNGIKKYYQLDKKPEKEKMLEMSSHWKPYRTYASLYLWDYLET
- a CDS encoding NAD(P)H-dependent oxidoreductase, translated to MNVLIIFTHPNHESLSYAFLQEVLRGCEENDVIQDVQVLDLYGEKFNPALEFNENKKRRDMYKDPELEKYRKQLLWAEKIIFIYPIWWGRPPAMLMGYFDKMFASGFAYKDDGKLFPKGLLKGKSVVCISVMRGPTFYPMFWLNNAHKVLMRKALFHYVGIKKVKFFEFGNMENSKGKHREKIKKVYHYFQKINDHSLTS
- a CDS encoding transglutaminase-like domain-containing protein yields the protein MKKYLMATNMLDFECNELQQLIESRKWKDNDEFHKILNIYNFVRDEIKFGYNVDDSIPASKVLDDGYGQCNTKGTLFMALLRSVGIPCRIHGFTIDKKLQKGAMTGLIYKLAPNNIVHSWVEIYFEGKWLNIEGFILDMVYLNKLQLKFSECYEYFCGYGVATNDFKKPQIEWNMNDTYIQKEGINQDFGIFHSPDEFLEQHSQELSTLKKWFYQNIGRKLMNRNVSKIREG
- a CDS encoding glycoside hydrolase family 30 protein, with translation MKAKQITTYSANGKTYPDTYEIPVTLEEDELFHLESGVLNIYPDITYQKIEGFGGSITESVAYLLQKMDEETSDTLLKDCFSTEGNRLKFLRMHMDSCDYSLEQYTAVADPIADPNLETFTIERDKKYAIPAIKRAMEISQEPLSIMVSPWSPPAAWKTPPAKPKNDASVYGDSANNIPKIDYETPQRCNGGSLKREYYPSWAAYLVKYVQAYMAEGLPVTMLSIQNETVAATPWDSCVWTAEEQKTFLRDHLYPAMEAASLVDQVKIFIWDHNKERVVDYSREIIDEVTDKMIDGIAFHWYSGDHFDALKIAGDLFPGKTLLSSECCSLHPPGQTSMFAHLHEDKTAPETVEYNDAAAYAHDIIGNLNAGMNRWIDWNICLDKNGGPRHVSGGFSSPIVVNDDGTYRKTITFDYIGHFSKYILPGAVRIASTRCDDITEMIAAKNPDGSIVAVFLNKTAKDQAYAIRMEGKIIRVKAPAKTISTVVMS